ACAAGAcgaatcaatccaccaagcttccCATATTTAGTTGGTCAAAATTAGTGTTTtaaaaaactaaactggttctGTTAGTCAATATGGACCAAAGGATAGGCACAATCTATACATAAGCATGATCATGAAGTTGGTAAACCCATTATTAGGGGTTTTTCTTTTCTGGGTTTGTGTCAAATACCCCCTTAATGGTAGTTCCAAAGAAATTAATGAATAAGGAtggaattaggtgttgaaaataggagTGCATGGGGTAATTATGTCCTGAAGAGACTAAACCATACGCATGGCTTTGAATGAGCGAGGTAAACAAAGCGACATGATGCTTAACCAAGCGCCATAAATGGTAATGAATGTACATTTTTAGTAGTTAATAAGGAGGTTTGTGGGTAGAATTAGTATATTCAGAGAGTTAtcttttgttcttattgatcatAAGAGGAAAGAATTAAGAAACCACTTAAGATTAGAAATGGAAAGTGAGggtaattcatcttcttcaaacaATCATTCTGCACGTAATCAGACTGAAATTCCTTCATCATCAGCATATGCTCAAGCCAGCAATATCGTTCCTTCATTAAGTACCAGTGAGTTACAGCATTTAAGGGATCAAATCCAGATAGAAATTGATCAGCGTTGTAGGGAGGGGATTCGTCAGACATAGGAAGAATATAAGAGACGCAAAAGAGAGAAGTAGGATCATGAGAATAAGCATGCTGCATGGAAATCCCATTTTCTTTCTTATGATAAGAGGAAAGGTGAAGAGTGAGAAGAGAAGCACGCTGAATGCAAGTGTTATGGGAGTGCAACTGATGAGGATTCTGACTCAACTGATGATGGAGTGGAGTATATAATCGATGAAATAAACACAAGTGAGATGGATTCAGATGCAGCAAAAGAGAAATCCAGGATGGAAAGGTATCATGAAAGGAAGTTGAGAAGGAAATTTGATTTTGAGTTGGCCAATCCAAAGATATATGCACGCACCATGCAAGAAGGGGAATGCAACAGAAGCAAGGAGGAGACTCTGGAGAGAGATTCCGATGAGGAGGATGAGGAACgtgatagtgaagatgatgaagatgtttcGTCTTCCAGCAATACTTCTCCTGCCTCCTCTGAAAGTGCTGATTAGTGGTTCCGATAGGAGGAGGACTGGGATTCAGACGAGGGAGAGAGTGATGATGACTATTAGTCATCACAGTACAAGTGTTGGAAATGACCAGATCTTCAGTTTTTGCAGAAATCTTGAAGATGATTAGCAAGTTATTCTTTATGTCGTAATTCCAATACTTGTTCCTACTCCTTTGAACTTTCTTGTTGGTGGTGTTTATGATATGTAGGATCACTCTTTTCTCTCTTCTAATATTGGAATTGTGGTGTTGAAGGTACATGTGTTGATGTTGTGAAGTGGTGACAATAGTTTCTTTCTGATGGGTATCAGATTTTTGGAAAAGGTTTGATATGGTGTAATTAGAATGTGTTTGAAAAATGTCTATAGTACTGCGGCTAGTAGCTTGAAGTTTTTTTATTACTTGTATGAACTTTTGGATATGAACTATCTGCCAGTaggttttgttgttttcatttttttgaatgaAAAGGGTTGAAAGTGATAtgtaaatttctaggcttatgAAGAACAAATTTGTAATGTCTATCAGCAGTACTAATTTCAAGTTCCTTTTGTAAGTAAGAAGAATGATGTTTGGAAGTGGTTTGAAACTGCAAATTCTTTTGATTTAAGTTCTTTGAAGATTCAATGTTCTTAGTATTATGTAGGATCTTGTAGATAATGATGCAGCAAATGATGAAAACACAAAcaagaaaggaagagacaaggtgATGGTTTAGGagatttgggggggggggggggggaattgtTTGAAACATTCAAGCAATGGAAGAACAGGCAATCGTCAGGGTGACGTTGCAGACACTCTCTTTCCTATACCTgcattgatccttgaacattggtatttcaCGGATTGATACAACTATTCATCTAATCATGTATATTGATTTTCTATGAAAAAATATAATGATACATTATGTTGGTTTTCTTGCTCTTTTGATTTCAGTAGTAATGGATTGAATACAGTAGGtatgtacaaacaagcaatgttcttggtgaatgattaTAAAATTCCAATGATTAAAAAGAAATCATATAAATAGAGATTAAGAAAACAGATAATGGCAGAGAATTCTagtaaattttgatattttctcagTGAATGCTTGATTAGTGAATCGATAGGGTATATagaattttgtttaagatgaCAGAAACTAGAGTATTATTATTAATTCAAAtcctattttaggcccaattccaaaaaaaataatctatgtgctattactactaatcctagcatgacagaatattaattcaccaatcagtatagccaaatccaaatTCAGAAAATACACTCATCCAACATTcctaaaacccatctgcatacaaaaaccgacccaccatgatttaagaatcaatttttttcaacaatccatacattcattctagTTAACAGGAAAATCCAACTAGTTCTTACTTAAATTCAAACCAAATTCAGTACCATGATGATCATCGTTACAAAAatagtacatatatatataaccgAAAACCAAAAAAAGTATAACAGTATATTTACACTAACCAATTCcttgaacaaaaaccaaaaaatgttccaacctCTTCAACTGGATTGATTATCGCTTAGTCCCTTGGAgatggttgctcagatgcagtccTTTGAGAAGTAGGGACTGATGCTGGTACTGGTGCTGGCGCTGGATCAGCCGGTTGCGCTGGTGGTATTGCACTCGCTGGATTTCGCTGACCATTACCTGCCTCCACAAATGCAGCTATTCTGGATGCTGCTCTGCCAACGGCAGGACATACATAATGAAGCAGAGTATAGGGCAATTCCATGAGAGGGTATTGGCTGAGCAGCACGAATAAGAAGCTCTCTTCTGGCGGCAGCAGACAAAGTGATAGTATCAAATCCGTATCTTCCCTCTCCAGACACAACATATTTAATACCAATAAGCACGACCCCCTCATTAATCACATATCTACCTTCGGTAGGGTGTTCAGCAGTCACAACCCAACCATCCATCATGCGCCATGGTCTAATGGGTCCGGGTCCGGTAACCGCTGCACCACCAACACCCCCGTCAACGAACTCATCATTAACACCATCACCAGGATCAGAATCTACATCAAACAAGATTTATTCGCAATTCTCAGTAGccattggttcttcttcaactgcACCACTCCCTCGGCAACCACTGCTTTCTCCATGTTCAGTTATAGAATCTTGAAATGGAGGATCGTCTCTCCCCCTAGGACTTTGAACACAATAAgcatatattaaagaaccaatatttttatatta
The nucleotide sequence above comes from Papaver somniferum cultivar HN1 chromosome 8, ASM357369v1, whole genome shotgun sequence. Encoded proteins:
- the LOC113305041 gene encoding transcriptional regulator ATRX-like gives rise to the protein MESEGNSSSSNNHSARNQTEIPSSSAYAQASNIVPSLSTKKHAECKCYGSATDEDSDSTDDGVEYIIDEINTSEMDSDAAKEKSRMERYHERKLRRKFDFELANPKIYARTMQEGECNRSKEETLERDSDEEDEERDSEDDEDVSSSSNTSPASSESAD